One Salvelinus sp. IW2-2015 linkage group LG4q.2, ASM291031v2, whole genome shotgun sequence DNA window includes the following coding sequences:
- the LOC111963167 gene encoding homeobox protein Nkx-2.4-like isoform X2 has protein sequence MSLSPKHTTPFSVTDILSPIEETYKKFSGMDGAGNLTSPLGAYRQPQVSQTGMQQHSMGHNATVATTYHMPHTVSQFSHSAMGGYCNGSIGNMGDLPSYQETMRNSAAATGWYGANTDPRYSTSMNMTGMGTLTGMGDASRSMPPLHAAPRRKRRVLFSQAQVYELERRFKQQKYLSAPEREHLASMIHLTPTQVKIWFQNHRYKMKRQAKDKAAQQLQQESNLCQQQQSPRRVAVPVLVKDGKPCQNGSNTPTPNQQQVQQQQQQHNGSGVLPASSNAINQHQNQQVHSLVQAQDLEEISPSPPSLHSQINMAQIDTSAIDYTNNMVSSNLLYGRTW, from the exons ATGTCGTTGAGCCCAAAGCATACAACGCCTTTCTCAGTGACTGATATTTTGAGTCCTATCGAGGAGACCTACAAGAAGTTTAGTGGCATGGACGGCGCAGGGAACCTAACCTCTCCACTGGGAGCTTACCGACAGCCTCAGGTTTCCCAGACTGGCATGCAACAGCACTCCATGGGACACAACGCTACCGTGGCGACCACCTACCACATGCCACACACTGTCTCCCAGTTCTCGCACAGTGCCATGGGGGGATACTGCAATGGGAGCATTGGCAACATGGGAGACCTTCCGTCGTACCAGGAAACCATGAGAAATAGCGCAGCAGCAACAGGGTGGTATGGTGCGAACACGGATCCAAGATATTCAACGA GTATGAACATGACTGGAATGGGGACCCTGACAGGTATGGGGGACGCCTCCAGGTCCATGCCACCCCTGCACGCAGCGCCCAGGAGGAAACGACGGGTACTATTCTCCCAGGCTCAGGTGTACGAGCTGGAGAGGagattcaaacaacagaaatacctctCGGCGCCAGAGCGGGAACACCTGGCCAGTATGATCCACCTGACGCCGACCCAGGTCAAGATCTGGTTCCAGAACCACAGGTACAAGATGAAGCGGCAGGCCAAGGACAAAGCCGcgcagcagctgcagcaggaaAGCAACCTGTGTCAGCAACAACAGTCTCCGAGGCGCGTGGCCGTGCCTGTTCTGGTGAAGGACGGTAAACCGTGTCAGAACGGCTCCAACACGCCAACGCCGAACCAGCAGCAggtacagcagcagcaacagcaacataACGGCTCTGGGGTGCTCCCGGCTTCCAGTAATGCCATCAATCAACATCAAAACCAGCAGGTCCACTCCTTAGTTCAGGCCCAAGACCTGGAGGAGATATCACCTAGCCCCCCTTCACTCCACAGCCAGATCAACATGGCGCAGATAGACACTTCTGCTATAGACTACACCAATAACATGGTCAGCTCCAACCTCCTCTACGGCAGAACGTGGTAG
- the LOC111963167 gene encoding homeobox protein Nkx-2.4-like isoform X1, whose amino-acid sequence MSLSPKHTTPFSVTDILSPIEETYKKFSGMDGAGNLTSPLGAYRQPQVSQTGMQQHSMGHNATVATTYHMPHTVSQFSHSAMGGYCNGSIGNMGDLPSYQETMRNSAAATGWYGANTDPRYSTISRFMGPSTGMNMTGMGTLTGMGDASRSMPPLHAAPRRKRRVLFSQAQVYELERRFKQQKYLSAPEREHLASMIHLTPTQVKIWFQNHRYKMKRQAKDKAAQQLQQESNLCQQQQSPRRVAVPVLVKDGKPCQNGSNTPTPNQQQVQQQQQQHNGSGVLPASSNAINQHQNQQVHSLVQAQDLEEISPSPPSLHSQINMAQIDTSAIDYTNNMVSSNLLYGRTW is encoded by the exons ATGTCGTTGAGCCCAAAGCATACAACGCCTTTCTCAGTGACTGATATTTTGAGTCCTATCGAGGAGACCTACAAGAAGTTTAGTGGCATGGACGGCGCAGGGAACCTAACCTCTCCACTGGGAGCTTACCGACAGCCTCAGGTTTCCCAGACTGGCATGCAACAGCACTCCATGGGACACAACGCTACCGTGGCGACCACCTACCACATGCCACACACTGTCTCCCAGTTCTCGCACAGTGCCATGGGGGGATACTGCAATGGGAGCATTGGCAACATGGGAGACCTTCCGTCGTACCAGGAAACCATGAGAAATAGCGCAGCAGCAACAGGGTGGTATGGTGCGAACACGGATCCAAGATATTCAACGA TTTCTAGATTCATGGGACCTTCCACAGGTATGAACATGACTGGAATGGGGACCCTGACAGGTATGGGGGACGCCTCCAGGTCCATGCCACCCCTGCACGCAGCGCCCAGGAGGAAACGACGGGTACTATTCTCCCAGGCTCAGGTGTACGAGCTGGAGAGGagattcaaacaacagaaatacctctCGGCGCCAGAGCGGGAACACCTGGCCAGTATGATCCACCTGACGCCGACCCAGGTCAAGATCTGGTTCCAGAACCACAGGTACAAGATGAAGCGGCAGGCCAAGGACAAAGCCGcgcagcagctgcagcaggaaAGCAACCTGTGTCAGCAACAACAGTCTCCGAGGCGCGTGGCCGTGCCTGTTCTGGTGAAGGACGGTAAACCGTGTCAGAACGGCTCCAACACGCCAACGCCGAACCAGCAGCAggtacagcagcagcaacagcaacataACGGCTCTGGGGTGCTCCCGGCTTCCAGTAATGCCATCAATCAACATCAAAACCAGCAGGTCCACTCCTTAGTTCAGGCCCAAGACCTGGAGGAGATATCACCTAGCCCCCCTTCACTCCACAGCCAGATCAACATGGCGCAGATAGACACTTCTGCTATAGACTACACCAATAACATGGTCAGCTCCAACCTCCTCTACGGCAGAACGTGGTAG